TGAAACAATCCTTGCCACAATGTACGCGAGCACTTTGTGATGAAACGCTCGCTAGCCTGTTTTGCCTCTAACGTTTAACAACTCGTACATTAAAGACCACGTTATGTAGTGTCGTCTTtataggaaagtacatataaaagatcccttgctgcgttgtgacaacatataaaagatccttgctgatTTTCGCTTGTGacagcatataaaatatcccttactgcgTTGTGgcatcatataaaagatcccttgctgcgttgTGGCatcataaaagatcccttgctgcttttcacTTGTGgcagcatataaaagatcccttgctgtgttGTGgcatcatataaaatatcccttgctgttttttCCTTGTAgcatcatataaaatatcccttgctgcgtgTGTGgcggcatataaaagatcccttgatgctttTTCGTTTTGGCAACGcgtttctctctttctttctatcgaccaaaaaaacaacccaaacaaaatatatactccatataaccgtagtttaaaatatgtcgAGGACGTGTTGTAAACTAAATAGTTCTTCCTTCATCATTGGGTATGTTTGTAATTGTGCAGGATTTCAGCTCGTTGCCATGGTTTCTGCCATTCTGCTTTGGTGGCCCAGCCCCGGAGAACTCGATGGTGGAGAAGTGCCATGACGTCATCGAGTCGAACGTCAACGAACTCATCAAAGAATACCCCGTCCCGTACAGCCACATCAAGACCTTCAAAAACAAACTCACTGACGAATCGAAAGAGAGGATCGCTGGCTACGAAGAAACACTGGATACACTACTATGGttggttagttagttagttagttagttagttagagATGGCTATTATGTCCTGTACCAGTCAGGCAATACCGCGTGTCGTACACCCACATcaagaacaaagaaagaaatgttttatttaacgatgcactcaacacattttatttacggttatatggcgtcagacatatggttaaggaccacacagattttgagaggaaacccgctgtcgccacttcatgggctactctttccgattagcagccagggatcttttatttgcgcttcccacaggcaggatagcacaaacaatagcctttgttgaaccagttatggatcactggtcggtgcaagtggtttacacctactcattgagccttgcggagcactcactcagggtttggagtcggtatctggattaaaaaactcatgcctcgactgggatccgaacccagtacctactagcctgttgaccgatggcctaaccacgacgccaccgaggccgatcacATCAAGAACACTtcaaaaaacaaactaacagacGAATCTGTTTTATTCAAGGTATTTTATACCCTGTACCAGTCTCCATTTTAAGTATTATTATTTCGGTTTGGCTTAATGTAAAATTATCAGCCTCCGTTTTATTTCGGTTTGATTCGatgtaaaaacaagaaaaaaagaaaaaatttagGCCtacgtaaaaacaaaatatgtattttatttttatgtaaattttttaaaacaacaacaacccctctcccccaaaacaaacacaaaaacaaaacacaaccccacaacattgtttaaaatgttataatataaaacaGCATTTACTGATGGATGGATTTTTCCTACTAAATTTTATATAGTATTATTTTACATCAAGCTACAttggaattataaaaacaaacaaaatccccaaaacaaaccccagcatcaatgaaaaaaaagtaaaaaaaaaaaaaaaaacaaaaaaaaacccaaccaaaaaccaaacaaccaaGTCCAtccacctacccccccccccctccaaagtagagaaaagaaacaacaataataatacccCACTCtcaaaccccccccaaaaacccccaacccaacaaccaaaaaacaaccaacccccccccaaaccccccccccccccaaaaaaaaaaacaactccaaaataaacaacaacaacactacaaaacaagcccaacagaaaacaaacacaaacaacagcGGGAGGCTGGTACATAGTATAGAGTTTTACTCATCTTGATtcctttgttttgtgtttgtctaTCTCCTTGTCCCTAGTCCCAAATTAAAACACGACAAGCATGGTAAACTGCCTCTTTTTGAAGACGGCACCTATTTCAAGGAATATGTTTGTGTATTACTGTGACTAGAGTTTGCTTTTATATCTCCCTCCCACAaatagtggtgtcgtggttaagccatcggacataaggctggtaggtacagggttcatagcctggtaccggctcccacccagagcgagttttaacgactcagtgggtaggtgtaagaccactacactctcttctttctcactaaccactaacccactgtcctggacagacagcccagatagctgaggtgtgtgtgcccaggacagcgtggtgtgtgtgtccaggacagcgtgcttgaaccttaattggatataagcacgaaaataagttgaaatgaaatgaagtaatacatgtatacataatttaattacacacacatatatttgttCTAATCCAGGTACTACGAAGATCTACAGTTATTATCTGTAGACAGTGTCATCCAGCAGAGACTTGATGCAGGTGAAAAAATCAAACTTCCGAACGGGAAGTTGTTAGAGAGACTACTAACTCTGAAAATAATCAGAGAGAATATTTCTGCCCCCCGATACGGATATGGCGAAATAACAAGAGAGGAAAACCCATCCAAAGTGTGCTTCTTTAAAGATTTGGTTCCAATAGCCGAAGAAAGACTCAAATCTATTCAGTGAGTACAACTATACTGAACACCAAAAGAAACCCAAATCAGCCCCAAGTTAagtcagcaaacgtttcgctaacgttcgctaacgaattatttgattgattcccgacgtggccatttagTTTACCATgcagcgcataaaccagtctagtggaTGTTTTTCTACTCGGGCTGACTAAACGCAGCCCAGCCCCAAGTTAAGCCAgaaaacgtttcgctaacgttcgtgaACGAATTATTTTATCgattcccgacgtggccatttagTTTACCATgtagcgcataaaccagtctagtggaTGTTTTTCTGTTCGGGCTGACTAATCGTAGCCCAGCCCCAAGTtaagccagcaaacgtttcgctaacgttcgtgaaagaactatttgattgattcccgacgtggccatttggtttactgtgaagcgtTTTTCtgttcggtctggctgaacgctgCCCACAGTTCTAGTTAGTTTGTAATTAGAACGGGTATACTTGATAAGAAACGCTCAATTCTGTGATATTATAAACCGTATACCATAGTGTATTTTTGCTGAATCGCAATAGGTGTTAACCACTtcttaaaaaatacaatttaattattacatcaGAGCTGAAAGTTATATTTgctggggggttttgtttttgtttagcatatttatttaaagcTGTTCAAGAATTGATCATATGACGAATgagggattattattatttgcctGATTTCCTCGGctgcaatttttattatttgctagttagtaatatacgtcacgcaccgcttatattattatatataagcgGTGTgtgacgtagcctagtggtaaagcgctcgcctgatgcgcggtcgatctagaacagatccccgtcggtgggaccattgggctatttcccctTCCAGTGACtggtagcaaaggccgtggtatgtgcgatcctatctttgggatggtgcatataaaatatcccttgctactaatgaaaacatgtagcatgtttttttttctaagaatactagtatatgtcaaaattaccaaatgtatgacatccaatagccgatgattaataaatcaatgtgctctagtggtgtcgttcaacaaaacaaaatttaactttactAGTAAGCATATTTAGTGGAGGATGCACAAAAATTGTTgcctcatgatcagtttcgtcAAATTCGTTTCTGCGCTGCTCATGTAGTCAATACGTTTTCGTAGATTTCCAACGTTAATAGTATTGCTTTTATTTCGTATTTTGTCTACACGGTGCAAATACAGTGCAAATTGTGTAGGTTATCTGTCTCACCATTAACGCTAGTGGTGGTCACACCAAATactaatttttacaattaatttcTAAGTTCAATAATCAAATTCCTATTCTTCGATTCctcaaattaatacattttcacTCTATCCACATCGAATTCTGAACAGAGTTTATGATTAGTAATTTAGAAATTACgattttaaatactagtaactgATTTGTATTTTGATGTGCTACGCGTAAAGTGACCAAAACTCAGTCCATTTCAATTTGTTTGCGTGCTTATAACCttttaaggttcaaacacgctgagCTATCTGTCCGGACTAGGGTTAGAACAGTCGGGTGTAGTGGCTTTGCATTTAAAATCGCTTTGGGTGCGAGCCGTTCCCGGAATGCGAATCCAATACCTACTAGTCTAGTCCGAAAGCAAGACCGACATTTgggcataccacggcctttgatataccagtcgtgatccactggctggaacgagaaatagcccaatgtgtccaccgacggggttcggcactaagcgagcgctttaccactgggctacgttccgccccataACCACAAAGACCGACCACAGACGTTGATATTTGAAAccgtgtaccggcctcggtggcgtcgtggttaagccatcggactacaggctaggTACAGagctcgcagcccggtaccggctccaacccagagcgagttcttaagggctcattgggtaggtgtaaggccactacaccctcttttctctcactaaccactaaccaactagccaactaacaactaacccactgtcctggacggacatcccagatagctaagctgtgtgcccaggacagcgtgcttgaaccttaattggatataagcacggaaataagttgaaatgaaaatgaatgaaacCGTGTTTTGAACACTGACAGATTACCTCTTGAGGAGCCCATTGTGGTGATCGGCGACGCGTCAGGGTCCATGGAGGTGGCCATTAAGACGAGCACAATCATCGCCAGCCTCCTGACGGCCATCACCTCCGCTAGACTGGTCTTCTTCAACACAGAGAACCGCGAGGCACCCTATCTACCCACGAACGCCGAGCAGGCCCTGGAGCTGGCGGTCACCACCCGAGCAGCTGGCGGTACCACCCCTGCCGCTAGTCTGTGGCCGTTCTACGACAAAAAGGAGGTCGTCAAGACGTTCATCATGGTCACGGACGAGGAGGAGAATGGCAGTTGCCATAACTACAGGTAGGACAGGGGCGTATACAGGAGTTTAGCTAGGGAAgggtgcaacatttaaaaaaggaataaaatatTCAGGGAATGGTGCATTGCACTAATTAAAGAGGAGTCCTGTAGTATTCAGGGGTGCGATATTTAAAAGAGCACTCACAGTATTCAGTGAAGGGtgcagttttttttaaaaggggcACCTACACTATTCAGGGAGGGTGCCATGTTTAAAAAGCGATACTACAAATATCCAGGAAGGGGTGCAACGTTCAGGGAGGgaagcaatttttaaaaagggataCTCACGGTATTCAAGAAGGGGTGCAACGTTTAAAAGATCACCTATAGTATTAAAgagtacacacacatttattgtGTGTTTGTACGTCGTGTCTATGCAGAGTCTATGGAACGTGGCACACAATTAATGTGTTCTTCAAACAAAtgttcacgacaccactagagcacattgatttattaatcatcggctgttggatgtcaaacatttggttattttgatatacattcttaaagaggaaaccagctacctttttccattagtagcaaaggatattttatatgcgccaccccacagacaggatagcacataccacggcctttgatataccaatcgtggtgcactggctggaatcagaaatagctcaatgtgcccaccgatgtggcttgatcccaaaccgaccgcgcatcaagcgagcgctttaccactgggctacgtcctgtcccctCAGACAAATGTGGTGCCTCCCTACAAAAAACGGTTATTTTTCTTATAGGTAATattacagtttttttttttttttatcattacacAGAAGTATCTATATTTCAGTTTTGCAGACTTGTTCAAAAAGTACTACGAAGACGTGTACCCAGCTAAACTGGTTTTCGTGTCCTTCCTACGTTCACAACACAGCAACGGACAGATGGTACAGGCTCTGAGAGACGTAGGAATTAATCCACTACAATTCAAGATGGACGGAAGTCGGCCTGACCTATCCAAACTGGACAACTTGTTCGGACTGCTCTCCACCGAAGCGGAATCCTTCACGGATGAGATTTCAGACATGGAGGATAAAATCAGACTAAAAGGTCTACAGGGTGTGTTTGAAGAGCTCAAGTCTACGGAGGAATCCAGTTAAATGGAGAGTATTTGAAATACATACCTCACTGAGCGAAGTCTGCGATCATAAGCCAGGTTTCAGTAACATCTTGAACAGACTGTGTTCCcactaaaagttttatttggTCTGCGTCggttacatattttatggaacCCAGATTGAAATACATACCTCATTGAGTGAAGTCTGCCACCATAAGCCAGGTTTCAATAACATCTTGAACAGGCTGTGTTTCCACAAACAGTTTTATTTGGTCTGCGTCggttacatattttatggaacCCAGATTGAAATATCACAGTAGGTGCGCATGCGAGAAAAGTGTGACGTGAAACTGCAGACTTCCACGAGGTGCAATATCTGTCATTTTTGACTGAGCATGTGAattgttctatttattatataatttgaaatcgtgtgaaattttctatttattatgtaatttgaAATCATACAACATTTTCTATGTATTATGTAATTTGAAATCACGAACTTTTCTATTTATAATGTAATTTTCgttaatttatctttattcTCCTTTTCCCCGGCGCCCTTGACCCTCAAAAACCCAAACCTCAACCTCCCAAGAAAcgaacaacagcaacaaaaataacaaaacaaacaaacaaacaacacaaacaagacaaaacaataaACCCATACCACTGGTTTTCGTTTCCTTTCTACGTTCACGACACAGCAACGAACAGCAAAAACCCTTACCACTGCCAGCAAGATGCACTTTCCCTAATGGAGATAGGAAATATTTAGGTTTAAAGAATATTCCTTAAACACacaacactggcgtaggaagctgaggggagggggggggggggggggggggaggtaaggCAAGGGGGCGTGTGCctcccacttttcagatattttctttatatttgctttataatagtgtaaaagtgtgtaaatataaaactgtGCCCCcgactttttggcaccttcctacgccactgcacaacgcacgcacgcacacatacttAAAACGTTTGCTTGTATGGGGTACATATCAAGTACCACTATAGATCAAATATCAAATACCTtctgaataaacaaatattcgttATTGTATGCGGGCGTGGTAGTCCCTCtgtgtaaacaaatattccttattGCATGCGGGCGTGGAAGCCCCTCTGAGTAAACAAGTATTCGTTACTGTATGCGGACGTGGTAGTCCCTCTgagtaaacaaatattccttattGTATGCGGACGTGGTAGTCCTTCTAAGTAAACAAATAGTCCTTATTGTATACGGGCGTGGTAATCCCCCTgagtaaacaaatattccttattGTATGCGGACGTGGTAGTCCTTCtaagtaaacaaatattccttattTTATACGGACGTGGTAATCCCTCTGAGTAAACAAATATTCGTTATTGTATGCGGACGTGGTAGTCCCTgagtaaacaaatatttcttattgTATGCGGGAGTGGTAGTCCtaagtaaacaaatatttcttattgTATGCGGGCGTGGTAGTCCTTCtaagtaaacaaatattccttgttGTATGCGGACGTGGTAATCCCTCTGAGTAAACAAATATTCCGTATTGTATGCGGACGTGGTAGTCCtaagtaaacaaatattccttattTTATACGGACGTGATAATCCCTCTGAGTAAACAAATATTCGTTATTGTATGCGAACGTGGTAGTCCCTgagtaaacaaatatttcttattgTATGCGGGCGTGGTAGTCCCTgagtaaacaaatattccttattGTATGCGGGCGTGGTAGTCCttctaaataaacaaatatttcttattgTATGCGGGCGTGGTAGTCCCTGAGTAAACAAATATTGCTTATTGTATGCGGGCGTGGTAGTCCttctaaataaacaaatatttcttattgTATGCGAACGTGGTAGTCCCTGAGTAAACAAATATTGCTTATTGTATGCGGGCGTGGTAGTCCttctaaataaacaaatattccttattGTATGCGGACGTGGTAATCCCTCTGAGTAAACAAATATTCGTTATTATATGCGGACGTGGTAGTCCCTAATGATGACATGTTTTCCAGGTGCATAGGGATCTCTTTTTATGTCATCTATATGTACAAGTACGCGTAGTTCACAATTCCACAGTAAAATGTTAGaacaaatatgattaataaataaatagaatttcATAACGTTGTTTTCAATGTATATTTATAGAACgaaagggcaggacgtagcccaatggtaactAGTTgtcgcctgatgcgtgatcggtctaggattgatctccaTTGGTGGACCCTTTGGCCTGTTTGTTGTTaaatccagtgcaccacgactggtatatcaaatgttgtagtatgtgctatcttgtctgtgggatggtatatacaCAAATCCCTCGTTACTAATGGGacaaaaaagtagcgggtttcctctctaagactgtatgtcagaattactaaatgtcagacattcaataaccgatgcGCGGATGTAATATATTGTAGCTGCTTAATacagttcgttttgtttaacaacaccattagattgttaatcatcggctattggatgtcaaacattggatcatt
This DNA window, taken from Gigantopelta aegis isolate Gae_Host chromosome 4, Gae_host_genome, whole genome shotgun sequence, encodes the following:
- the LOC121369645 gene encoding uncharacterized protein LOC121369645, with the translated sequence MRGRGRGRGRGGRGGGRRNRQSSAQSRTKTKDVESEVEESKNLNIESDPREFFVGTVSVAKHLEGQDANRTRYAATLAVLEHTGVAVAQNARIRALAAAWARNDYQLSEAFLKNRSQFGLVEVLKALTLLDSGRQVRVLEKKVKRLQLSGTKVGKSKMGKLKSDIDNLNAIKPPRGSASGAVCKHIRSWVRSFTAEDLEFYALHYPKDPWMKLADICHFNPKLDFSSLPWFLPFCFGGPAPENSMVEKCHDVIESNVNELIKEYPVPYSHIKTFKNKLTDESKERIAGYEETLDTLLWYYEDLQLLSVDSVIQQRLDAGEKIKLPNGKLLERLLTLKIIRENISAPRYGYGEITREENPSKVCFFKDLVPIAEERLKSIQLPLEEPIVVIGDASGSMEVAIKTSTIIASLLTAITSARLVFFNTENREAPYLPTNAEQALELAVTTRAAGGTTPAASLWPFYDKKEVVKTFIMVTDEEENGSCHNYSFADLFKKYYEDVYPAKLVFVSFLRSQHSNGQMVQALRDVGINPLQFKMDGSRPDLSKLDNLFGLLSTEAESFTDEISDMEDKIRLKGLQGVFEELKSTEESS